Proteins encoded together in one Prunus dulcis chromosome 3, ALMONDv2, whole genome shotgun sequence window:
- the LOC117622772 gene encoding putative zinc finger protein CONSTANS-LIKE 11 isoform X1 yields MEPLCEFCGVVRAVVYCKSDLARLCLHCDGCVHSANILSRRHPRSLLCDKCNAQPAMVRCMDEKLSLCQSCDQWKHNNGDTTTGMGGHRTHALTCYTGCPSLSEFSRIWSSVLDGSSSSGFETNGGGGGGNNNWDQSLGSAQVPINDQTNCIGNALERRDNSERSFGVVTSKLSGSLDQSSCAKFEPWMARSTLISANPNGIPQGNKDQAPFLPQESSLSKGCTNFKDLAIQDSNDLCDGLNIDDVPLNFENAEGIFSCPQGPSRYQFEDGEMDCLLMEKNLSVTESNGPNDNAVQASSSGPQDCVAFQSSCGSDNVMPAMNGSANCLLMNPTCSRNINLGFPTGQVHSSMSLSLSSMSRESNPDYQDCGLSPIFLTGEPWDSAMEASSPQARDKAKMRYKEKKKTRMFGKQIRYASRKARADTRKRVKGRFVKAGEEYDYDPLVTRNF; encoded by the exons atggagcCTCTATGTGAGTTTTGTGGGGTGGTAAGGGCAGTTGTCTACTGTAAATCGGACTTGGCTCGCCTTTGCTTGCACTGTGATGGTTGCGTGCACTCAGCGAACATTTTGTCACGCAGGCATCCTCGCTCACTTCTATGTGACAAGTGTAATGCTCAGCCTGCAATGGTCCGATGCATGGATGAGAAGTTGTCCTTATGTCAAAGCTGTGATCAATGGAAACATAACAATGGAGATACAACAACAGGGATGGGAGGGCATAGGACACATGCATTAACTTGTTACACGGGTTGCCCTTCTTTGTCTGAGTTTTCGAGAATTTGGTCTTCGGTTCTTGATGGATCTTCTTCAAGTGGTTTTGAGACTAATGGTGGTGGCGGCGGCGGAAATAATAATTGGGACCAGTCACTTGGATCAGCTCAAGTGCCAATAAATGATCAGACTAATTGCATTGGTAATGCTTTGGAACGTAGAGATAATAGTGAGAGATCATTTGGGGTTGTGACTAGCAAGTTGAGTGGATCACTAGATCAGTCTTCTTGTGCCAAGTTTGAGCCCTGGATGGCCAGATCTACTTTAATTTCAGCGAATCCGAATGGCATCCCTCAAGGTAATAAAGATCAAGCACCTTTCTTGCCACAGGAATCTAGCCTGTCAAAG GGTTGTACAAATTTTAAAGATCTTGCAATTCAGGATAGCAATGATCTATGTGATGGCCTCAACATTGATGATGTTCCGTTGAACTTTGAAAATGCTGAAGGGATATTTAGCTGTCCACAAGGTCCTTCCAGATACCAGTTTGAGGATGGAGAAATGGATTGCCTATTGATGGAGAAAAACTTATCAGTTACAGAGTCTAATGGTCCAAATGACAATGCTGTACAG GCATCATCTTCAGGACCACAAGACTGCGTGGCTTTTCAATCCTCTTGTGGATCAGATAATGTGATGCCTGCCATGAACGGTAGTGCAAACTGCTTACTCATGAATCCTACTTGCAGCAGAAACATCAATCTGGGATTTCCTACCGGACAAGTTCATTCGAGCATGTCGCTTTCGCTGTCCAGCATGAGCAGGGAAAGCAATCCTGATTATCAAGATTGTGGTCTGTCGCCCATATTTCTAACCGGAGAGCCTTGGGACTCAGCTATGGAGGCTAGCAGTCCACAAGCAAGGGACAAGGCAAAGATGAGatacaaggaaaaaaagaaaactcgCAT GTTTGGTAAACAAATAAGATATGCCTCTAGGAAGGCCAGAGCTGATACTAGAAAACGCGTCAAGGGGAGATTTGTAAAAGCTGGTGAAGAATATGACTATGATCCCCTAGTGACGAGGAACTTCTGA
- the LOC117622772 gene encoding putative zinc finger protein CONSTANS-LIKE 11 isoform X2 → MEPLCEFCGVVRAVVYCKSDLARLCLHCDGCVHSANILSRRHPRSLLCDKCNAQPAMVRCMDEKLSLCQSCDQWKHNNGDTTTGMGGHRTHALTCYTGCPSLSEFSRIWSSVLDGSSSSGFETNGGGGGGNNNWDQSLGSAQVPINDQTNCIGNALERRDNSERSFGVVTSKLSGSLDQSSCAKFEPWMARSTLISANPNGIPQGNKDQAPFLPQESSLSKDSNDLCDGLNIDDVPLNFENAEGIFSCPQGPSRYQFEDGEMDCLLMEKNLSVTESNGPNDNAVQASSSGPQDCVAFQSSCGSDNVMPAMNGSANCLLMNPTCSRNINLGFPTGQVHSSMSLSLSSMSRESNPDYQDCGLSPIFLTGEPWDSAMEASSPQARDKAKMRYKEKKKTRMFGKQIRYASRKARADTRKRVKGRFVKAGEEYDYDPLVTRNF, encoded by the exons atggagcCTCTATGTGAGTTTTGTGGGGTGGTAAGGGCAGTTGTCTACTGTAAATCGGACTTGGCTCGCCTTTGCTTGCACTGTGATGGTTGCGTGCACTCAGCGAACATTTTGTCACGCAGGCATCCTCGCTCACTTCTATGTGACAAGTGTAATGCTCAGCCTGCAATGGTCCGATGCATGGATGAGAAGTTGTCCTTATGTCAAAGCTGTGATCAATGGAAACATAACAATGGAGATACAACAACAGGGATGGGAGGGCATAGGACACATGCATTAACTTGTTACACGGGTTGCCCTTCTTTGTCTGAGTTTTCGAGAATTTGGTCTTCGGTTCTTGATGGATCTTCTTCAAGTGGTTTTGAGACTAATGGTGGTGGCGGCGGCGGAAATAATAATTGGGACCAGTCACTTGGATCAGCTCAAGTGCCAATAAATGATCAGACTAATTGCATTGGTAATGCTTTGGAACGTAGAGATAATAGTGAGAGATCATTTGGGGTTGTGACTAGCAAGTTGAGTGGATCACTAGATCAGTCTTCTTGTGCCAAGTTTGAGCCCTGGATGGCCAGATCTACTTTAATTTCAGCGAATCCGAATGGCATCCCTCAAGGTAATAAAGATCAAGCACCTTTCTTGCCACAGGAATCTAGCCTGTCAAAG GATAGCAATGATCTATGTGATGGCCTCAACATTGATGATGTTCCGTTGAACTTTGAAAATGCTGAAGGGATATTTAGCTGTCCACAAGGTCCTTCCAGATACCAGTTTGAGGATGGAGAAATGGATTGCCTATTGATGGAGAAAAACTTATCAGTTACAGAGTCTAATGGTCCAAATGACAATGCTGTACAG GCATCATCTTCAGGACCACAAGACTGCGTGGCTTTTCAATCCTCTTGTGGATCAGATAATGTGATGCCTGCCATGAACGGTAGTGCAAACTGCTTACTCATGAATCCTACTTGCAGCAGAAACATCAATCTGGGATTTCCTACCGGACAAGTTCATTCGAGCATGTCGCTTTCGCTGTCCAGCATGAGCAGGGAAAGCAATCCTGATTATCAAGATTGTGGTCTGTCGCCCATATTTCTAACCGGAGAGCCTTGGGACTCAGCTATGGAGGCTAGCAGTCCACAAGCAAGGGACAAGGCAAAGATGAGatacaaggaaaaaaagaaaactcgCAT GTTTGGTAAACAAATAAGATATGCCTCTAGGAAGGCCAGAGCTGATACTAGAAAACGCGTCAAGGGGAGATTTGTAAAAGCTGGTGAAGAATATGACTATGATCCCCTAGTGACGAGGAACTTCTGA